From one Conexibacter woesei Iso977N genomic stretch:
- a CDS encoding SBBP repeat-containing protein — translation MGAIAWSGPSVGRRTMAGVVLAAAGAGGLAAALLGGAEHVAAHRAVTPAALPLVFEANRGQAPAEVRFVAHASGATLGFARGDVRIAARDGQLRMTAVGGRLGEPLAAAPQSGRVNYLVGADRARWLRDVPTYGQVRYRSVWPGIDLLFRGTQGALEYDAQVAPGADPRRIALALPGAERVRATRDGGVTATLAGRPALRMAPPVAYQDGADGRRTVIASHLVVRHRHVGFALGTYDRSRPLTIDPSVALSSFVGGRSSVIVGVGADAQSDVYVAGHTPGGNDLATTPGAYQPAHAGSASDGNSDVVVEKLNPSGTAVLYATYLGTSGFDYDVGLAVDAAGNAYISGTTNATTGFPTTSGALQTTYGGSYADGYITKLDPTGAHLVYSTLIGGAGQDSMRNVALHADGSVSFGGNFPSYHGCDSRGGAVGRLNAAGSALSFYTCVSGGVPYGVAVGPSDSTYVAGLTQSASFGSITATPGAAQTAFSGKDMYANNAFAQKYDASGAVVYSTFLGGGATASDSAAAIAVDASGNAYVTGVSTAAGFPTTSGAVQTASPGGNDAFALKLNPAATSVLYATLLGGTATDRGEGIAVDGDGHAYVTGAASAGFPVTSDAAQPGFGGSFSDAYLTELATDGKSLVYSTYLGGSGQDSGYGAAMAPNGNVLFGGGAGGPFPVTNGAANTTAGAGGFVAEIGAPVAGGGGGLGGGGGGQTTTTTVTNGDGTTTTVTTVTPVTAPGLVETLTTSSGQQITIRTLPGQEGYAALEQHLLGGLSGDDMARLLANGGFSVQIPLTYPAYPGTYSGQGTASPSGIPGYDGQGVGGGAPPGYDSAVASAAARRRPVTLFTFRHTYTRLGTYTARVKLTAAGKKLLRAANRAHRKLKVTVSVTVAAKGHRTVRHHGSVTLKPGKAAARKK, via the coding sequence ATGGGCGCGATCGCTTGGAGTGGGCCGTCGGTGGGACGGCGGACGATGGCCGGTGTCGTGCTGGCGGCGGCGGGTGCGGGCGGCCTGGCCGCCGCGCTGCTCGGCGGCGCGGAGCACGTCGCCGCGCACCGGGCGGTGACGCCCGCGGCGCTGCCGCTGGTCTTCGAGGCCAACCGCGGGCAGGCGCCCGCGGAGGTCCGGTTCGTCGCGCACGCGTCCGGCGCCACGCTGGGCTTCGCGCGCGGCGACGTCCGGATCGCGGCGCGCGACGGCCAGCTCCGGATGACCGCCGTCGGCGGCCGCCTCGGCGAGCCGCTGGCCGCCGCGCCGCAGTCCGGGCGCGTCAACTACCTCGTCGGCGCCGACCGGGCGCGCTGGCTCCGGGACGTCCCGACCTACGGGCAGGTCCGCTACCGCTCGGTCTGGCCCGGGATCGACCTGCTGTTCCGCGGCACGCAGGGCGCGCTGGAGTACGACGCGCAGGTCGCGCCCGGCGCCGACCCGCGGCGCATCGCGCTCGCGCTGCCCGGCGCCGAGCGCGTCCGGGCGACGCGCGACGGCGGCGTGACCGCGACGCTCGCCGGCCGCCCCGCGCTGCGGATGGCCCCGCCGGTCGCCTACCAGGACGGCGCGGACGGCCGGCGCACCGTGATCGCCAGCCACCTCGTCGTTCGCCACCGTCACGTCGGCTTCGCGCTCGGCACCTACGATCGTTCGCGACCGTTGACCATCGACCCGTCGGTCGCGCTCTCCAGCTTCGTCGGCGGCAGGTCGTCGGTGATCGTCGGCGTCGGCGCCGACGCGCAGTCCGACGTCTACGTCGCCGGCCACACCCCCGGCGGCAACGACCTCGCGACGACGCCCGGCGCCTACCAGCCGGCCCACGCGGGCAGCGCGAGCGACGGCAACTCCGACGTCGTGGTCGAGAAGCTCAACCCCAGCGGCACCGCCGTCCTCTACGCGACCTACCTCGGGACGAGCGGGTTCGACTACGACGTCGGCCTGGCGGTCGACGCGGCGGGCAACGCCTACATCTCGGGAACGACCAACGCGACGACCGGCTTCCCGACGACGAGCGGCGCGCTGCAGACCACCTATGGCGGCAGCTACGCCGACGGCTACATCACCAAGCTCGACCCGACCGGCGCCCACCTCGTCTACTCCACGCTGATCGGCGGCGCCGGGCAGGACAGCATGCGCAACGTCGCGCTGCACGCCGACGGCTCGGTCTCGTTCGGCGGGAACTTCCCCAGCTACCACGGCTGCGACAGCAGGGGCGGCGCGGTCGGGCGGCTGAACGCCGCGGGCAGCGCGCTGTCGTTCTACACCTGCGTGAGCGGCGGGGTGCCGTACGGGGTTGCGGTCGGCCCGAGCGACAGCACGTACGTGGCGGGCCTGACGCAGTCCGCGTCGTTCGGCTCGATCACCGCGACGCCGGGCGCCGCGCAGACCGCGTTCTCCGGCAAGGACATGTACGCCAACAACGCGTTCGCCCAGAAGTACGACGCGTCCGGCGCCGTCGTCTACAGCACGTTCCTGGGCGGCGGCGCGACGGCCAGCGACAGCGCCGCGGCGATCGCGGTCGACGCGAGCGGCAACGCCTACGTGACGGGCGTCAGCACCGCCGCAGGCTTCCCGACGACGAGCGGCGCGGTCCAGACGGCGTCGCCGGGCGGCAACGACGCGTTCGCGCTGAAGCTCAACCCGGCGGCCACGAGCGTGCTCTACGCCACGCTGCTTGGCGGCACCGCCACCGACCGCGGCGAGGGGATCGCGGTCGACGGCGACGGCCACGCCTACGTCACCGGCGCAGCGAGCGCGGGCTTCCCGGTCACCTCCGACGCCGCGCAGCCGGGCTTCGGCGGCAGCTTCAGCGACGCGTACCTGACCGAGCTGGCGACCGACGGCAAGTCGTTGGTCTACTCGACCTACCTCGGCGGCAGCGGCCAGGACAGCGGCTACGGCGCGGCGATGGCGCCCAACGGCAACGTGCTGTTCGGGGGCGGCGCGGGCGGGCCGTTCCCGGTGACCAACGGCGCAGCCAACACGACCGCGGGCGCGGGCGGCTTCGTCGCCGAGATCGGCGCGCCGGTCGCCGGCGGCGGCGGTGGCCTGGGCGGCGGCGGTGGCGGGCAGACCACCACGACGACCGTGACCAACGGGGACGGCACCACGACCACGGTCACGACCGTGACGCCGGTGACGGCGCCCGGCCTGGTTGAGACGCTGACGACGTCCTCGGGCCAGCAGATCACGATCAGGACGCTGCCCGGTCAGGAGGGCTACGCGGCGCTCGAGCAGCACCTGCTCGGCGGGCTCAGCGGCGACGACATGGCGCGGCTGCTGGCCAACGGCGGGTTCTCGGTCCAGATCCCGCTGACCTACCCGGCCTACCCCGGGACCTACAGCGGGCAGGGCACGGCGTCGCCGTCCGGGATCCCGGGCTACGACGGCCAGGGCGTCGGCGGCGGAGCGCCTCCGGGCTATGACTCGGCGGTCGCGTCCGCGGCGGCCAGGCGCAGGCCGGTCACGCTGTTCACGTTCCGGCACACCTACACCAGGCTCGGGACCTACACGGCCAGGGTCAAGCTGACCGCGGCGGGCAAGAAGCTGCTGCGCGCGGCGAACAGGGCGCACAGGAAGCTCAAGGTCACCGTGTCGGTCACGGTCGCCGCCAAGGGGCACAGGACCGTCAGGCACCACGGCTCGGTGACGCTCAAGCCGGGGAAGGCCGCGGCCAGGAAGAAGTAA
- a CDS encoding XdhC family protein: MDARAVRTAVAWLAEGRRVAAATLVEVVGSAPFELGATLLVAEGGAIEGSVTGGCVEGALVEEARAVLDGGDGDGARARVVTYGISDEQAVGVGLACGGTVRVLVGELDEAAPLEAVADALEDGVPAALALLLDGPQAGARLAVVGQDDVVGGFGVTALLDHGVARDARGFLDEGRSGLRGYGAAGETLGSALRVAIHSHATPPSMVLFGATDYAAALARAAGLIGYRVTIVDARSAFAAGPRFTQHAEVVVAWPGEHLPRTRLGPRDAVLVLTHDPKFDEPALLSSLQTGAGYIGALGSRRTAAARAQRLRDLGVTDAELARISAPCGLDVGARTPEETAVAVLGEILALRAGRAGGRLAEASGPIHPREQAPARR, translated from the coding sequence ATGGACGCGCGCGCGGTGCGGACGGCGGTGGCGTGGCTGGCCGAGGGGCGGCGGGTCGCTGCCGCGACGCTGGTCGAGGTCGTCGGCAGCGCGCCGTTCGAGCTCGGCGCGACGCTGCTGGTCGCCGAGGGCGGCGCGATCGAGGGGTCGGTCACCGGCGGGTGCGTCGAGGGGGCGCTGGTCGAGGAGGCGCGCGCGGTGCTGGACGGCGGCGACGGCGACGGCGCGCGGGCGCGGGTCGTCACGTACGGGATCAGCGACGAGCAAGCTGTAGGCGTTGGCCTGGCGTGCGGTGGGACGGTCCGGGTCCTGGTCGGCGAGCTGGACGAGGCGGCGCCGTTGGAGGCGGTCGCCGACGCGCTGGAGGACGGCGTCCCGGCCGCGCTGGCGCTGCTGCTCGACGGGCCACAGGCGGGCGCGCGGCTGGCGGTTGTCGGGCAGGATGATGTGGTCGGTGGGTTCGGCGTGACCGCGCTGCTGGACCACGGCGTCGCGCGCGACGCGCGCGGGTTCCTGGACGAGGGCCGGTCCGGGCTGCGCGGCTACGGCGCCGCGGGCGAGACGCTCGGCAGCGCGCTGCGGGTGGCGATCCACAGCCACGCGACGCCGCCGTCGATGGTCCTGTTCGGCGCGACCGACTACGCGGCCGCGCTGGCGCGTGCCGCCGGGCTGATCGGCTACCGCGTGACGATCGTCGACGCGCGCTCGGCGTTCGCGGCCGGCCCGCGGTTCACGCAGCACGCCGAGGTCGTCGTCGCGTGGCCGGGCGAGCACCTCCCGCGCACGCGGCTGGGGCCGCGCGACGCGGTGCTCGTCCTGACCCACGACCCGAAGTTCGACGAGCCGGCGTTGTTGTCGTCCTTGCAGACGGGCGCCGGGTACATCGGCGCGCTCGGCTCGCGCCGCACCGCCGCCGCGCGCGCGCAGCGCCTGCGCGACCTGGGCGTGACCGACGCCGAGCTGGCGCGGATCAGCGCGCCGTGCGGGCTGGACGTCGGCGCGCGCACGCCGGAGGAGACGGCGGTCGCCGTGCTCGGCGAGATCCTCGCGCTGCGCGCGGGCCGCGCGGGCGGGCGGCTGGCCGAGGCGTCCGGGCCGATCCACCCGCGCGAGCAGGCGCCGGCGCGGCGCTAG
- a CDS encoding acetoacetate--CoA ligase, producing MESLLWTPSAARVADAQITAFARWVQETRQVKVTESYDQLWDWSVGDIASFWDAIWDYYDVQSDGPRTPVLADAAMPGARWYPGTRLNHAEHVFRDRDPDALAIQFASERADGVQSWTWGRLHDETARIAGALRALGVRRGDRVAAYLPNAPETVAAFLATASLGAIWSSAAPEFGARAVADRFAQIEPKVLLAVDGYRYGGRDFDRRDTVAQLRAGIPSIDHTIMVSHLGLDLPDGALAWDGLGAEGDAPRDLGFTRVPFDHPLWILYSSGTTGLPKPIVHGHGGVLLEQLKVMHLHLDARPGDRVFWFTTTGWMMWNFLVGVLLTEASIVLFDGNPGTPSLDRLWDLAAEAGVTTFGTSASYLGACMKAGVEPQQDGRDLSRLHAIGSTGSPLSPDGFAWVYEQLGADTWLFSTSGGTDVVSAFVGGVPTLPVHRGELQARALGADLQAWSEDGEQLIGEVGELVLTQPLPSMPVGFWGDDDGSRYRDAYFQHYPGVWRHGDWIEITPRGTAVIHGRSDSTINRGGIRMGTSEIYRAVLAEPDVVDALVVDVPGRAGFDDGWMPLFLVLRDGVTLDDDLRITIKRRIRADCSPRHVPNAITQVAALPRTLSGKTLEVPVKRILMGEPPDRVAARDALANPEALDAFAALAAAPASA from the coding sequence ATGGAGAGCCTGCTGTGGACCCCCAGCGCGGCGCGGGTCGCGGACGCCCAGATCACCGCGTTCGCCCGCTGGGTCCAGGAGACGCGGCAGGTCAAGGTGACCGAGTCCTACGACCAGCTCTGGGACTGGTCGGTCGGCGACATCGCCTCGTTCTGGGACGCGATCTGGGACTACTACGACGTCCAGAGCGACGGCCCGCGCACCCCCGTGCTGGCCGACGCGGCGATGCCCGGCGCCCGCTGGTACCCGGGCACGCGCCTCAACCACGCCGAGCACGTGTTCCGCGATCGCGACCCGGACGCGCTCGCCATCCAGTTCGCCTCCGAGCGCGCGGACGGCGTCCAGTCCTGGACGTGGGGCCGGCTGCACGACGAGACCGCGCGGATCGCCGGCGCGCTACGCGCCCTCGGCGTCCGGCGCGGCGACCGCGTCGCCGCCTACCTCCCGAACGCGCCCGAGACCGTGGCGGCGTTCCTGGCGACCGCGTCGCTGGGCGCGATCTGGTCGTCGGCCGCGCCCGAGTTCGGCGCCCGCGCGGTCGCCGACCGCTTCGCGCAGATCGAGCCGAAGGTGCTGCTCGCGGTCGACGGCTACCGCTACGGCGGCAGGGACTTCGACCGCCGCGACACGGTCGCGCAGCTGCGCGCCGGGATCCCGTCGATCGACCACACCATCATGGTCTCCCACCTCGGCCTCGACCTCCCGGACGGCGCGCTGGCGTGGGACGGCCTCGGCGCCGAGGGCGACGCGCCGCGCGACCTCGGCTTCACCCGCGTCCCCTTCGACCACCCGCTCTGGATCCTCTACTCCTCCGGCACCACCGGCCTGCCGAAGCCGATCGTCCACGGCCACGGCGGCGTCCTGCTCGAGCAGCTCAAGGTCATGCACCTGCACCTCGACGCCCGCCCCGGCGACCGCGTCTTCTGGTTCACGACGACCGGCTGGATGATGTGGAACTTCCTCGTCGGCGTGCTCCTCACCGAGGCGTCGATCGTCCTCTTCGACGGCAACCCCGGGACGCCGTCGCTCGACCGCCTCTGGGACCTCGCCGCCGAGGCCGGCGTCACGACCTTCGGGACCAGCGCGTCCTACCTTGGCGCCTGCATGAAGGCCGGCGTCGAGCCCCAGCAGGACGGCCGCGACCTCAGCAGGCTGCACGCCATCGGCTCGACCGGCTCGCCGCTCTCGCCCGACGGCTTCGCCTGGGTCTACGAGCAGCTCGGCGCCGACACCTGGCTGTTCTCCACCTCCGGCGGGACCGACGTCGTCAGCGCGTTCGTCGGCGGCGTCCCGACGCTGCCCGTCCACCGTGGCGAGCTGCAGGCGCGCGCGCTCGGCGCCGACCTCCAGGCGTGGTCGGAGGACGGCGAGCAACTCATAGGCGAAGTCGGCGAGCTCGTCCTGACCCAGCCGCTGCCCTCGATGCCCGTCGGCTTCTGGGGCGACGACGACGGCTCCCGCTACCGCGACGCGTACTTCCAGCACTACCCCGGCGTCTGGCGCCACGGCGACTGGATCGAGATCACGCCGCGCGGCACCGCGGTCATCCACGGGCGCAGCGACTCCACCATCAACCGCGGCGGCATCCGGATGGGGACGAGCGAGATCTACCGCGCGGTCCTCGCCGAGCCCGACGTGGTCGACGCCCTCGTCGTCGACGTCCCCGGCCGCGCCGGCTTCGACGACGGCTGGATGCCGTTGTTCCTGGTGTTGCGCGACGGCGTCACGCTCGACGACGACCTCCGCATCACCATCAAGCGCCGCATCCGCGCGGACTGCTCCCCGCGCCACGTCCCCAACGCGATCACCCAGGTCGCCGCGCTGCCGCGCACGCTCTCCGGCAAGACCCTCGAGGTCCCGGTCAAGCGCATCCTCATGGGCGAGCCGCCGGACCGCGTCGCCGCCCGCGACGCGCTCGCCAACCCGGAGGCGCTCGACGCCTTCGCCGCGCTGGCGGCGGCGCCGGCCTCCGCCTAG
- a CDS encoding zinc-dependent alcohol dehydrogenase family protein — MRAVLFEEFGGPLRVDDVADPQPPRHGVVVAVEAAGLCRSDWHGWIGHDPDIPSLPHVPGHELAGTVVAAGADVRRWRAGDRVTVPFVNACGTCPTCAQGDHQICDDQRQPGFTHWGAFAELVALDWADVNLVALPDGLDAAAAASLGCRFATAWRAVLQVGRVQAGEWVAVHGCGGVGLSAIMIAVAAGARVVAVDVAPSALELARAVGAEVAVPAGTDVRDVTGGGAHLSLDAIGHPDAVVASISGLRKRGRHVQVGLMPEPAAVPLDLVIGRELELLGSHGLAAHAYPAMLDLVTTGRLDPARLITRRIGLDDVPDTLPAMSTASPAGVTIITP, encoded by the coding sequence ATGCGCGCGGTGCTGTTCGAGGAGTTCGGGGGCCCGCTGCGGGTCGACGACGTCGCCGACCCGCAGCCGCCGCGGCACGGCGTCGTCGTCGCGGTCGAGGCGGCGGGGCTGTGCCGCAGCGACTGGCACGGGTGGATCGGGCACGACCCGGACATCCCGTCGCTGCCGCACGTCCCGGGGCACGAGCTGGCCGGGACGGTCGTCGCGGCCGGCGCCGACGTCAGGCGCTGGCGCGCGGGCGACCGCGTCACGGTGCCGTTCGTCAACGCCTGCGGGACGTGCCCGACGTGCGCGCAGGGCGACCACCAGATCTGCGACGACCAGCGCCAGCCGGGGTTCACGCACTGGGGCGCGTTCGCCGAGCTGGTCGCGCTGGACTGGGCCGATGTCAACCTGGTGGCCTTGCCCGACGGCCTCGACGCCGCGGCCGCCGCGTCGCTCGGCTGCCGGTTCGCGACGGCCTGGCGCGCGGTCCTGCAGGTCGGGCGCGTCCAGGCGGGGGAGTGGGTCGCCGTGCACGGCTGCGGCGGGGTCGGCCTGTCGGCGATCATGATCGCCGTGGCCGCCGGAGCGCGGGTCGTCGCGGTCGACGTCGCGCCGAGCGCCCTGGAGCTGGCCCGCGCGGTCGGCGCCGAGGTGGCCGTCCCGGCCGGGACCGACGTCCGCGACGTCACCGGCGGCGGCGCCCATCTCAGCCTCGACGCGATCGGCCACCCGGACGCCGTCGTCGCTTCGATCTCCGGGCTGCGCAAGCGCGGCCGGCACGTCCAGGTCGGCCTGATGCCGGAGCCCGCCGCGGTCCCGCTCGACCTCGTGATCGGCCGCGAGCTGGAGCTCCTCGGCTCCCACGGCCTCGCCGCCCACGCCTACCCGGCGATGCTCGACCTCGTCACCACCGGCCGCCTCGACCCGGCCCGCCTGATCACGCGACGGATCGGCCTCGACGACGTCCCGGACACGCTCCCGGCGATGAGCACCGCGTCGCCCGCGGGCGTGACGATCATCACCCCGTAG
- a CDS encoding DUF5666 domain-containing protein, whose product MNKIPAITTLAAVALAAAGFYGGVEVQKHQTSSGGSARAAVGGAGPPSGGVPSSAGTATTGTVTSIADDGTISLKTSDGTTVKVKTTKNATVTRNARTSASEVHPGDSVTVQGTTAADGTVTAGSLSASSATG is encoded by the coding sequence ATGAACAAGATCCCTGCCATCACCACCCTCGCCGCCGTCGCGCTCGCGGCCGCCGGCTTCTACGGCGGCGTCGAGGTGCAGAAGCACCAGACGAGCAGCGGCGGCTCCGCGCGCGCCGCGGTCGGCGGCGCCGGTCCACCCTCCGGCGGCGTGCCGAGCAGCGCCGGCACCGCGACGACCGGCACGGTCACGTCGATCGCCGACGACGGCACGATCTCCCTGAAGACCTCCGACGGCACGACCGTCAAGGTCAAGACCACCAAGAACGCCACGGTCACCCGCAACGCCAGGACCAGCGCCTCCGAGGTCCACCCCGGCGACTCCGTCACCGTCCAGGGCACCACCGCCGCCGACGGCACCGTCACCGCCGGCTCCCTCAGCGCGAGCTCCGCTACGGGGTGA
- a CDS encoding efflux RND transporter periplasmic adaptor subunit produces the protein MFRRLRANPLALLLGAVAVAAVAFSVCALGSDTPAATATERTVTVGKGVVQSTVSGSGSLEPRSTHDLSFGASGRVTAVYVAAGDTVRAGALLAKIDPSSAAATLAQARADLQDAEDALDSADADGTAAAQAKVDADELTVRDAEEALAGTTLYAPVGGTIADVGVSVGDAVSTSSGTAIELVDVKRYKMTVALGESDVNAVRAGQAATVTVSAADSEELAARVLSVDLLSASSSSSSSSSSSSSSSDSSASAVSYSVTLELTQSSSKLKSGMSATAEIVTAQSSGLVVPTAAISGGTVTVVRNGVKAARSVQTGVAGDSVTQVTSGLTAGEQVVVTSASAAAGAGASTTSSSSGSGGQQQSSSGLTGALGGGGGGTGGPPAGATP, from the coding sequence ATGTTCAGACGGCTGCGGGCCAACCCGCTCGCACTCCTGCTCGGCGCGGTCGCGGTGGCCGCCGTGGCGTTCTCGGTCTGCGCGCTGGGCAGCGACACGCCCGCGGCGACCGCGACCGAGCGCACGGTGACGGTCGGCAAGGGCGTCGTGCAGTCGACGGTGTCCGGGAGCGGCAGCCTGGAGCCGCGGTCGACGCACGACCTGTCGTTCGGCGCGAGCGGCAGGGTGACGGCGGTGTACGTCGCGGCGGGCGACACGGTCAGGGCGGGCGCGCTGCTCGCGAAGATCGACCCGAGCAGCGCGGCGGCGACGCTGGCGCAGGCCAGGGCGGACCTGCAGGACGCCGAGGACGCGCTCGACAGCGCGGACGCCGATGGCACGGCGGCGGCGCAGGCCAAGGTCGATGCGGACGAGCTGACGGTCAGGGACGCCGAGGAGGCGCTGGCGGGGACCACGTTGTACGCACCGGTCGGCGGGACGATCGCGGATGTGGGCGTGAGCGTGGGCGACGCGGTGAGCACGTCGTCCGGCACCGCGATCGAACTGGTCGACGTCAAGCGCTACAAGATGACGGTCGCGCTCGGCGAGTCCGACGTCAACGCCGTGAGGGCCGGCCAGGCCGCGACGGTCACGGTCAGCGCGGCGGACTCCGAGGAGCTCGCCGCGAGGGTCCTGTCGGTGGACCTGCTGTCGGCGTCGTCTTCGTCGTCGTCGTCTTCTTCGTCGTCGTCGTCGTCGAGCGACTCGTCGGCGAGCGCGGTCAGCTACTCGGTGACGCTGGAGCTGACGCAGTCGTCCTCGAAGCTGAAGTCGGGCATGAGCGCGACGGCGGAGATCGTGACCGCGCAGAGCTCCGGGCTCGTCGTGCCGACCGCGGCGATCAGCGGCGGCACGGTGACGGTCGTCAGGAACGGCGTGAAGGCGGCGCGGTCGGTGCAGACCGGCGTCGCGGGCGACAGCGTCACGCAGGTCACGTCGGGCCTGACCGCGGGCGAGCAGGTCGTCGTGACCAGCGCCAGCGCGGCGGCGGGCGCCGGGGCGTCGACGACCTCGTCGTCGTCCGGATCCGGAGGCCAGCAGCAGAGCAGCTCGGGCTTGACCGGCGCGCTCGGCGGAGGCGGAGGCGGAACCGGCGGCCCGCCCGCGGGAGCAACACCATGA
- a CDS encoding LysR family transcriptional regulator — translation MELHQLRYLVLLSEELSFTRAAARGNVAQPALSRQIQKLEDELGVPLVDRTSRRVSLTPTGAEVVQHARRILDEVDATRTAVQGVTALLRGRLTLGVTLTPGPFDVAAALAAFHEQHAAVELSLKEALSVDLADRLRRDELDLAIISGIPDRARAGLELRPLSSEPLQVVLPPHHRLASRSWLRLRDLAPEPFIAFPPGATIRETFEQAAASAGFTPSIALESNDTARIRALVSHGLGITLLPTTDAARPGPPIIALPLRAAHLTHTIHLAHRRERHLPPAASTFATIL, via the coding sequence ATGGAGCTTCACCAGCTGCGGTACCTCGTGTTGTTGTCGGAAGAGCTGAGCTTCACGCGCGCGGCGGCGCGCGGGAACGTCGCGCAGCCCGCGCTGTCGCGGCAGATCCAGAAGCTGGAGGACGAGCTCGGCGTCCCGCTCGTGGACCGGACGTCGCGGCGCGTGTCGCTGACGCCGACCGGCGCCGAGGTCGTCCAGCATGCGCGCCGGATCCTCGACGAGGTCGACGCGACGCGCACGGCCGTCCAGGGCGTGACGGCGCTGCTGCGCGGCCGGCTCACCCTCGGCGTGACGCTGACGCCCGGGCCGTTCGACGTCGCCGCGGCGCTGGCGGCGTTCCACGAGCAACATGCAGCAGTCGAGTTGTCGTTGAAGGAGGCGCTGAGCGTCGACCTCGCCGATCGCCTCCGTCGCGACGAGCTGGACCTGGCGATCATCTCCGGCATCCCGGACCGCGCCCGCGCAGGCCTGGAGCTCCGTCCCCTCAGCAGCGAGCCCCTCCAGGTCGTGCTCCCGCCCCACCACCGCCTCGCCTCCCGCTCCTGGCTCCGCCTCCGCGACCTGGCGCCCGAGCCCTTCATCGCCTTCCCACCCGGAGCCACGATCCGCGAGACCTTCGAGCAAGCGGCCGCCTCCGCAGGCTTCACGCCGTCGATCGCGCTCGAGTCCAACGACACAGCGCGCATCCGGGCGCTCGTGTCCCACGGCCTCGGCATCACCCTCCTCCCCACCACCGACGCCGCCCGCCCCGGCCCACCCATCATCGCCCTCCCCCTCCGAGCAGCGCACCTCACCCACACCATCCACCTCGCCCACCGCCGCGAACGCCACCTCCCACCCGCCGCCTCCACCTTCGCGACGATCCTCTAG
- the msrA gene encoding peptide-methionine (S)-S-oxide reductase MsrA — protein MAENTETAILAGGCFWGVQELLRARDGIIATRVGYTGGSNDNPTYRNHPGHAEAVEIVFDPERISYRDILEFFFQIHDPSTKDRQGNDVGSSYRSEIFYTNDEQRQVALDTIADVDASGLWPGRVVTEVSEAVPFWEAEPEHQDYLQRIPNGYTCHFPRPGWKLPHRETAAS, from the coding sequence ATGGCCGAGAACACAGAGACGGCGATCCTCGCGGGTGGGTGCTTCTGGGGCGTGCAGGAGCTGCTGCGCGCGCGGGACGGCATCATCGCGACGCGCGTCGGCTACACCGGCGGCAGCAACGACAACCCGACCTACCGCAACCACCCGGGCCACGCGGAGGCGGTCGAGATCGTCTTCGACCCCGAACGGATCTCCTACCGCGACATCCTGGAGTTCTTCTTCCAGATCCACGACCCGTCGACCAAGGACCGCCAGGGCAACGACGTCGGGTCGAGCTACCGGTCCGAGATCTTCTACACCAACGACGAGCAGCGGCAGGTCGCGCTGGACACGATCGCCGACGTCGACGCCTCCGGCCTGTGGCCGGGCAGGGTCGTCACCGAGGTCAGCGAGGCCGTGCCGTTCTGGGAGGCCGAGCCCGAGCACCAGGACTACCTCCAGCGGATCCCCAACGGCTACACCTGCCACTTCCCGCGCCCCGGCTGGAAGCTGCCCCACCGCGAGACCGCCGCCTCCTGA
- a CDS encoding muconolactone Delta-isomerase family protein: MEYLIDFLITFPADMPAERRTELLTAEADAVAELAERGHALRVWRPLEAADAAAGDDPPLHVIGLYVAADNAELEALLDDLPLAEWIAYSYTPLEPAGSDPGRK; this comes from the coding sequence ATGGAGTACCTCATCGACTTCCTGATCACGTTCCCGGCCGACATGCCCGCCGAGCGGCGGACCGAGCTGCTGACGGCGGAGGCCGACGCGGTCGCCGAGCTGGCCGAGCGCGGGCACGCGCTGCGGGTCTGGCGCCCGCTCGAGGCGGCGGACGCCGCGGCCGGCGACGACCCGCCGCTGCACGTCATCGGGCTCTACGTGGCCGCGGACAACGCGGAGCTGGAGGCGCTGCTGGACGACCTGCCGTTGGCGGAGTGGATCGCCTACTCCTACACGCCGCTGGAGCCGGCGGGCTCGGACCCGGGCCGCAAGTAG
- a CDS encoding MarR family winged helix-turn-helix transcriptional regulator — MDAAHIARELRIGLSRLRRKLREVSSLDELTPSQTSVLSRLMDGPKGTSDLAVLEGVRPQSMAATVAALEERGYVTRSQDPEDGRRQLLALTDEAHAYVADNRSVRESWLAAALKERYTAEERAKIAEALKLLERLTDR, encoded by the coding sequence ATGGACGCAGCACACATCGCGCGGGAGCTTCGGATCGGCCTCAGCCGGCTGCGCCGCAAGCTGCGCGAGGTCTCGAGCCTCGACGAGCTGACGCCGTCGCAGACGAGCGTGCTCTCGCGGCTGATGGACGGGCCGAAGGGCACGAGCGACCTCGCGGTGCTGGAGGGCGTCCGGCCGCAGTCGATGGCCGCGACCGTCGCCGCGCTCGAGGAGCGCGGGTACGTCACACGCAGCCAGGACCCGGAGGACGGGCGGCGCCAGCTGCTCGCGCTGACCGACGAGGCGCACGCCTACGTCGCCGACAACCGCTCGGTGCGGGAGTCGTGGCTGGCGGCCGCGCTGAAGGAGCGCTACACCGCCGAGGAGCGCGCGAAGATCGCCGAGGCGCTGAAGCTCTTGGAGCGGTTGACCGACCGATGA